Genomic window (Thermomicrobiales bacterium):
TCCGGCTCGTACCGGACCTCGATCCGTCCCGGCGCGGCGGCGCGGATTTGCGCGACGTACTCGGGTTCGAGCGGTGAGGTGATGCCGATAATGGTGGGTTTGGTCTGGTTCTTGCTCACTTCGCCTTCCGCCACGCGCGAGGTCTGATCGATGCGGCCGATTGTACGTGGTAGATACGGCATAGCACGGATCGCGGTCTCGAATTGGCCGCGCAGCGTCCGGCGCTCGATCGAGCGGGAAATGGGTGCTGGAGCGCGTTGCTTGTGGAAGCGGGCCGGAATTCCGTACAGTTATTGGGCAAATCTGTGCTCGACTGCGCGATCGTTACGAATTTGCAACCTCGAACCAGCGAATGTAATTTTCTTGCTTTCCGCGCACGGCAAACTTCGCACCACGTCTCGGAACGGAACGAGCGCACGTGTCGTGGGTGTTGGCCACGAAAGCGGCGTCTCGGAATCACTCGTACAGGAGGTACGGCGTGTTGAACAATCGTGTAACCCGGCGACTTTTCATGGGCTCGGTTGCGGGAGCGTCGATCGCTGCCCCGCTCGCGGCGCTTCAGAACGATGCGGCCGCGCAGACCCCGGTCGCCGGTGGGTGGACCCCGGTGGATAATGTCCGGCCGGTCTTGACACCGGTTGCGGAGCTGCAGCCGGCTCCCGAAGATGAGATCCATGTCACCATGGCTCCAAACGTGCCCCCAGCCATCACCCGCACCAATCAGTGCACCTTCGAGGTTGCTCTCGAATCGATCGAGGGTGTCTGCCCGCTCGATCCCGAGAACGGCGTCAACACCGAGATGTGGGGATTCCGCATTGCCGGTGACGATCAAACGCTGTGCGGTTCGCCCGGTCCTGTCATCCGCGGTCGCGTGGGCGATATGGTCACGATCAAGATGACCAACCTGGCCAGCAGCATGCATCCGCACAACATCGACTTCCACGCCGTCACCGGCCAGGGGGGAGGCGCCGAAGGGTTGACCGCGAATCCGGGCGACACAGTGTCGATCCAGGCACGCCTGCTCTACCCCGGCGCGTTCATGTACCACTGCGCATACGGTGATGTTCCCCAGCACATTGCCCATGGCATGTACGGCATGATCATCGTCGATCCGGAGGAGCCGCTCCCGGCGGTCGATCATGAATGGTCGATCTCGCAAAGCGAGTGGTACGTCATGGAAGTTGGCGCGGAAGACCAGGGCGTCGCGAGATTCGATCGTGCCGGTCTCGTCGACGAGCATCCGCGGTACGTCACGTTCAATGGTCGCACCGATGCGCTGCGCGGGGACAACGCGCTGCAAATGAGTGTGGGAGAGCGCGCGCGCATCTACTTCGTCAATCAGGGAATCAATCTGGTCTCCAGTTTCCACCCGATTGGGTCGCATTGGGATTTGGTCTATCCCGAAGCCGCGACGAGCCCGGCAAATGTTCCTATTCGCGGATCGCAGTCCACGCTTGTTGTCGCTGGCGGCGGCACGGTGGTGGAACTCGATGCGCTGGTGCCGTCGACGGTCATTTTGGTCGACCACTCACTCGTGCGTTCCTTCTATAAGGGGTCGATCGGTCAGATCGTGATCGAAGGGGAGCCTGATCCAGAGATCTTCGTCTCGCTCACGCGTGAGGTGACCGAAGAGGGCCATATGGCGTCGCCTGTGCCCGAAAACATCGCGGCGGAAGTGATCATGCCTGAGGGCGCGTTCCTGCCGGAGAATGCCCAGATTGCCTATAGCCCGCCGGTGGTGACGATTCCGGTTGGCGGAACCGTCCTCTGGCACAACGAGGATTCGGTGTCGCACACAGTAACCTCTGGTCTTTCGGATGGTTTCTCGGGCACGCCGGACGGCAAGTTCGATTCGGGATTCCTGGACACTGGAGCCAGCTTCAGTCACACGTTCACCGAGCCGGGCACATATCCGTACTACTGCCAGCCGCACCCGTGGATGCGCGGGACTCTGCTCGTCGAGGAATAGTCTCGGCGCGACCCTGCGTCAATCCAGGGGCCGGTGGCAATCCGCCACCGGCCCCTTCCCATTCTGGGTGTCGGCGCATGATCCCGTCCCCGGTTCGCAAGCGCGGAACGCATGTTGCTGATCCAGCCCAGGTGCGATTCAGGGCCGGTGCTAGAATCGCGGACATGGAGCGGTTCGTTTCTTTCCCCAGAGGAGCATCAAGCATGGCCCCAGGAGTTCCTACGCAGGCGGTGTATGCCGAGCGGATCAAGAAGGCGCAGGCCGAGATGAAGCGGCAGGGAATCGACATCCTGCTGGTCGGTCCGTCGTCCGATCTGGTCTATCTCATCGGGTACGACGCGCACCTGAGCGAGCGGTTGAACCTGCTCATCATCCGGCAAGAGGGGACACCTGATCTGGTCGTGCCGGTGCTGGAATCGTTCCTGGCAACGAGCTGCGAGCCGAATGTCACGCTGCGGCGCTGGCAGGAAACCGAATCTCCCTCCGAGTTGGCTGCGTCGCTGATTGGCGACACGACCGGGGTGACGCTAGGCGTCAGCGATCAGCTTTGGAGCACCTTCCTGCTCAAACTGCAGAAAGCGATGCCAGAAGGGGATTGGACGACCGGACAACCGATCCTGGCGCATCTGCGCGTGACCAAGGACCAGTCGGAACTGGACAACCTGTTCGAGGTTGCGCGGCTCACGGACGAGGCGTGGCATGAGTTCGTGGAAAGCGGCCAGATCAGCGGACTGACGGAAACGCAAGCCATGGAACGGCTGTCGGGCATGATGGAGAAGCGCGGGTTGGGCCGGTCCTTCGGCATCTGCGCCAGCGGGCCGAACGCCGCCTCGCCTCATCACCACACCGGCGACCGCGTGATCCAGCAGGGCGACTCGGTGATCTTCGACTGGGGCGGCACGCTCAACGGATATCACTCCGATGTGACCCGCACCGTGTTCGTCGGCACCCCGACGGACGAGTACCGCAAGGTCTACGCAACGGTGAAGGAAGCCAACCAGGCCGCGCTCGACGCGGTGAAGCCGGGCGTTGCCTGCGAGGACATCGACAAGGCCGCTCGCGATGTCATCACGAAGGCCGGCTATGGCGAGGCTTTCTTGCACCGGGTCGGGCACGGGTTGGGCATGGATGTGCACGAAGAGCCATATCTGGTCGGCGGCAACAAGACGCCGCTCGAAGTCGGGATGGTCTTTTCCGACGAGCCTGGCATCTATCTGGCGGGAAACCTCGGTGTGCGCATCGAGGATTCGGTGGTCGTTACGGAAACGGGCGGAAAACGACTCAACGAAGCAAGCCGCGAGCTCACCGTAATGGATTGATCGGACGCGATCGTTCGCGGGCCGAATTCGAGACCGGACAGACAGGGCGGCGCCTGAGCGCCGCCCTGTTGCGCATTCGCCATGCCGCCGCATCCGGTTGTCATGGGAATGAGATGCCCGGGGACGCATAACTGAGTGTGTACATCTGTCACCAAAGGAGGTTTGCGATGGCACAGTTCGATGGCAAGACAGCGCTGGTCACCGGAGGCGGGAGCGGCATCGGTGAAGCGATCGCCACGGTGCTTGCCGAGCGCGGGGCGGCTGTGGTCGTGTCCGATATCCATCTGGATGCGGCGCAACGGGTGGCCGACGCGATCGTTGTGAAGGGTGGCAAGGCAGCCGCGTTCGCCGCGGATGTGGCGAACCCAGCAGACTCGAAGGCGACCGTGGAGTTTGCCGTGAAAACGTTCGGGGCGCTTCACCTGGCGGTCAACAACGCGGGCATCTCTGGCGTGCCGGGTCCTGTCGGCGATCTTGCGCCCAGTGACTGGGATACGACGATTCGGGTCGATCTGAACGGTGTGTTCTATGGCATGCACTATCAGATTCCCGCCATCCTGGAAGCGGGTGGCGGCGCCATTGTCAACATGTCCTCGATTCTTGGGGTCGTCGGCGAGGGCGGCGCCCCGGCCTATACCGCGGCGAAGCACGGGGTCACCGGATTGACCAAGGCAGCGGCGATCAGCTATTCCGGTCAGGGCGTGCGTGTGAACTCGGTGCATCCCGGCTATATCGAGACGCCGATGATCGAGAACATCGACACGAGCGGGGCGGCCCAGTTGCATCCCATCGGACGCCTGGGGCGTCCTGAAGAGATTGCCTATGTCACGGCGTTTCTCTTGTCGGACGAGGCGTCGTTCGTGACTGGCGCCCAGATCGTGGTCGACGGCGGATACACCGCGCGTTAGGGATCGAACCTGCGGATGTAGCACGCAACCCTATGTTCCTAGGCGGTGCGGTGCTCGGTTTCGATCATGCCCGAGCGCTCGAAGATGCGGCGGACGATGGCCAGCGTGGAGGCGTAGGTCGAATCGAGCCCGTAGTAACTCATCCCGCGCGCGCCAAGGGTTTGCGCGCGGGAATACGGGGTATCTGAGGCATAGTGGATGATGCCCAGATCGAGCCGCCCGTTCGAATGCTGCGCGAGGTTGATGGCCTCGTCTTGCGGGTAGCGGTCGAGGAAAAGATCCTCGTAGATCGCGTTCAGATACGGCCCGGCTTCCATTTCGACCACGGTGAAACTCTCGCGGTAGAAGAAATCGAGATACCCCTGGTTCTGAAGATAGGTGCCCTTGACGGTGACCGCTTTCTGATTGTCGAGCGCGGCGCCATAGACGAGATAGGGCGCCAGATCGGCATAGGAGAAACAGTTGTCGAGCCAGTAGGTATTGCCGGAGTGCTCGTCGAAGACGACGTTGGCGATCATGACGTCGCCAATGCGGCCGTTGAGCGTGGCGGCTTTGCCGAGAATGTAGATGCCGCGAATCTGCTCGGTGCTCATCGCGATCTGCGACATGATGTGATAGGCCGCCAGCCCGAGCGGGTAGTTGATGTTCACGATAATCGCGTCCGTGTTGCCCGGCACGAACTTCTCGCCGGGACGCAGCAACCGCGAATCGAGCGATTCGACGTCGAGCTGTTGCAAGTCGATGACCTGCGTGCCAACGTCGATCGCGCCGGTCGACGAGAAGTGGCGGATGCCGGCAGCGGATTCTTCCTCGTTGCGGGTCTTGCGCTCTGCCTCCCGGCCGGGCTCGGTGAAATACGTACGGGCCGCGAAATAGAGCAAGTTTTCCCAGGACGAGCGACTCGCGCCCGATTCCAGAGCCTCCAGCTCGGGTAGCAGTTCGTCGTGCATCGTGTCGCGGATGTACTGAGTCAGCGCGTCTTTGCGACGCATGGCCGTGCCGGCGAGGGTATTGACCAGACTATGCGTGTTCGACGAGACGAAATAGACCGGTCGCTCCAGGAACCCGAGCTCGGCCATCGCCAGTTGCACTGGAGCCCACCATTGCCGGGTGGCACGGTTGTACCCGAGGTAACTCGCGCCCAGCATACGGATGTCCCAGCGCTTGCGCTGTTTCGTCAGCCCCAGCAGATTCGACCAGAGTTCTTTGCCCCAGACCGAGCGAAGCCGCTTCCAATCGTTGGGAGATATGAGCAAGAGCTCGCCAACCCGCTCGACCAGCGGCGCGTCTTCCGGTTCTCCGGCGGCGAAGTTCTCGATCAGCGCGGCTGCTTCCGGAGACGCGCGCAGGATGCGATGGATCTTGGTGAGTTCGATCTGCAGCGCCACGATGGTCGGGATCATGTCGTCCAGGTCGGATGACGATGCGATGAGCGCGCCGAGCACGTCCTTGCCGTCGTAATGC
Coding sequences:
- a CDS encoding plastocyanin/azurin family copper-binding protein, producing MLNNRVTRRLFMGSVAGASIAAPLAALQNDAAAQTPVAGGWTPVDNVRPVLTPVAELQPAPEDEIHVTMAPNVPPAITRTNQCTFEVALESIEGVCPLDPENGVNTEMWGFRIAGDDQTLCGSPGPVIRGRVGDMVTIKMTNLASSMHPHNIDFHAVTGQGGGAEGLTANPGDTVSIQARLLYPGAFMYHCAYGDVPQHIAHGMYGMIIVDPEEPLPAVDHEWSISQSEWYVMEVGAEDQGVARFDRAGLVDEHPRYVTFNGRTDALRGDNALQMSVGERARIYFVNQGINLVSSFHPIGSHWDLVYPEAATSPANVPIRGSQSTLVVAGGGTVVELDALVPSTVILVDHSLVRSFYKGSIGQIVIEGEPDPEIFVSLTREVTEEGHMASPVPENIAAEVIMPEGAFLPENAQIAYSPPVVTIPVGGTVLWHNEDSVSHTVTSGLSDGFSGTPDGKFDSGFLDTGASFSHTFTEPGTYPYYCQPHPWMRGTLLVEE
- a CDS encoding Xaa-Pro peptidase family protein, with product MAPGVPTQAVYAERIKKAQAEMKRQGIDILLVGPSSDLVYLIGYDAHLSERLNLLIIRQEGTPDLVVPVLESFLATSCEPNVTLRRWQETESPSELAASLIGDTTGVTLGVSDQLWSTFLLKLQKAMPEGDWTTGQPILAHLRVTKDQSELDNLFEVARLTDEAWHEFVESGQISGLTETQAMERLSGMMEKRGLGRSFGICASGPNAASPHHHTGDRVIQQGDSVIFDWGGTLNGYHSDVTRTVFVGTPTDEYRKVYATVKEANQAALDAVKPGVACEDIDKAARDVITKAGYGEAFLHRVGHGLGMDVHEEPYLVGGNKTPLEVGMVFSDEPGIYLAGNLGVRIEDSVVVTETGGKRLNEASRELTVMD
- a CDS encoding SDR family NAD(P)-dependent oxidoreductase; amino-acid sequence: MAQFDGKTALVTGGGSGIGEAIATVLAERGAAVVVSDIHLDAAQRVADAIVVKGGKAAAFAADVANPADSKATVEFAVKTFGALHLAVNNAGISGVPGPVGDLAPSDWDTTIRVDLNGVFYGMHYQIPAILEAGGGAIVNMSSILGVVGEGGAPAYTAAKHGVTGLTKAAAISYSGQGVRVNSVHPGYIETPMIENIDTSGAAQLHPIGRLGRPEEIAYVTAFLLSDEASFVTGAQIVVDGGYTAR